The following proteins are encoded in a genomic region of Hydra vulgaris chromosome 05, alternate assembly HydraT2T_AEP:
- the LOC136080056 gene encoding uncharacterized protein LOC136080056, giving the protein MVKDEVEPEQTWHEHRIRVLGKAATYERALEKEKVASYESDLNLTENDKKSIANESRLRKRKVDYSGLVESEHESDDGINFKIGASVQEKTKKRKLLRTEPITTTPDVPEFPNLREEQINIFTKTMVSPMRLSQWQISDSNLKGFSQVPVIDMPPHCSMFSMNPSHVPLSDCNLNGTMDKTLVALLIEMKTSIKELQRQSEINTQLLQTLLDNKYKYDDSMLEEYNLPIDNIKDLDVFDSLIMQDKAIFNKLVIALASKGGQSIREIVKRAINALITNDLQRKFNWTGTVGQAGDKENISTK; this is encoded by the exons atggtTAAGGATGAAGTAGAACCAGAACAAACTTGGCATGAGCACAGAATTAGAGTGCTTGGAAAAGCAG CAACTTATGAGAGGGCTTTAGAAAAAGAGAAGGTTGCAAGTTATGAGTCTGATCTTAATCTCACAGAGAATGACAAAAAAAGTATTGCAAATGAAAGTCGCCTAAGGAAGCG AAAAGTAGACTATAGCGGATTAGTAGAAAGTGAACATGAATCTGATGATGGTATCAACTTCAAGATTGGAGCATCTGtccaagaaaaaacaaaaaaaaggaaactatTGAGAACAGAACCAATCACAACAACTCCTGATGTCCCTGAGTTTCCTAATTTGAGAG aagagcaaataaatatatttaccaaaacTATGGTGTCTCCAATGCGCTTGTCTCAATGGCAGATAAGTGACAGCAACTTAAAAG gatTTTCTCAAGTTCCAGTAATTGATATGCCACCGCATTGCTCAATGTTTTCAATGAACCCGTCTCATGTTCCTTTAAGTGATTGCAATTTAAATG GAACTATGGATAAAACATTGGTTgctttattaattgaaatgaaaaCATCAATTAAAGAATTACAGCGTCAATCGGAAATCAACACCCAGTTACTTCAAACACTGCTTGATAATAAGTACAAGTATGATGACAGCATGCTTGAGGAATACAATCTTCCGATTgataatattaaagatttagATGTATTTGACAGTTTGATAATGCAAGACAAGGCGATTTTCAACAAGCTG GTGATTGCTCTTGCCAGCAAGGGTGGCCAATCAATCAGAGAAATTGTAAAAAGGGCTATTAACGCCTTAATAACCAACGACCTGCAACGAAAATTTAACTGGACTGGAACAGTTGGGCAGGCTGGAGATAAGGAAAACATTTCAACTAAATGA
- the LOC136080870 gene encoding uncharacterized protein LOC136080870 — translation MINDREWLNYIFVKFYFKGKQKVANSNVLQTSTANNNDDLKENTNDSIENGKNTDTLSSRSYFQWNTYQINHFDCAFGSFINGVNQNCFPELKYMKEFSKRYNVDLHKIRTRINNERRKTLNLQKKRMKQMHISE, via the exons atgatCAATGATAGAGAATGgttgaattatatttttgtgaaattttatttcaaaggtAAACAAAAGGTTGCTAACAGCAATGTGCTTCAAACATCAACAGCAAATAATAATGAtg acttGAAGGAAAACACAAACGACTCAATTGAGAATGGAAAAAATACTGATACTTTAAGCa gtcGTTCATACTTTCAATGGAACACATATCAAATAAATCACTTTGACTGTGCATTTGGCTCATTTATTAATGGTGTAAACCAGAACTGTTTTCCAG aattgaaGTATATGAAAGAATTCAGCAAGCGCTACAATGTTGATCTGCACAAAATTAGAACAAGAATAAACAATGAGCGtcgaaaaactttaaatctacaaaaaaaaagaatgaaacaAATGCATATTTCAGAGTGA
- the LOC136080384 gene encoding uncharacterized protein LOC136080384 has translation MSLFSFKITDLERLVQHLEVSELPLNFSKLIGEGSAAKVYKSFNKGEKLAVKLFKIQFAKKRILTVCNELRQLKHTNIVNFIGYSLRPSALCFELCCVKVHDTLVYSLKELVNIFNDNDYFNLKERTSYLIQACNGIMYLHEKNIIHRDIKPSNMLVSGSIENLTIKISDFGDMTTIKNTITSTFNNYLKGLTVCYEAPELLDLNPKLSMYTDIYALSISSFEILSNLCSPWENHLPIINDVFLLQALKNNERPDADLLSVLYKDNDKEIKIITKAIQLGWKSFPEERISLKNLLKEFHSTNERKKLVSFDPNKDLEDDKSYVKKNEDFLEKNKEIIILKKI, from the exons atgagtcttttttcttttaaaattactgaTTTGGAAAGATTAGTTCAACATCTGGAGGTCTCTGAATTGCCATtaaatttctcaaaattaaTCGGTGAAGGGAGTGCTGCCAAagtatataaatcatttaataaaggAGAGAAATTAGCAGTAAAATTATTCAAGATACAGTTTGCTAAAAAACGAATTTTAACAGTATGCAATGAACTTAGGCAActtaaacatacaaatatagtAAATTTCATTGGTTATAGTCTTAGACCGTCAGCTCTATGTTTCGAATTATGTTGTGTGAAAGTCCACGACACTCTTGTCTATTCTTTAAAGGAgcttgttaatatttttaacgacaatgattattttaatttaaaggaaCGAACTTCTTATTTAATTCAAGCGTGCAACGGTATAATGTATCTCCATGAAAAAAACATCATTCATCGAGACATTAAGCCAAGTAATATGTTGGTAAGTGGCTCTATcgaaaatttaacaataaaaatatcagaCTTTGGTGATATGAccacaataaaaaatacaattacatctacttttaacaactatttaaaagGATTAACAGTTTGCTATGAGGCACCAGAACTTTTAGACCTAAATCCAAAACTTTCAATGTATACTGATATTTATGCATTATCGATTTCAAGTTTTGaaattctttcaaatttatgttcACCATGGGAAAACCATCTTCCTATTATCAACGACGTTTTTCTTCTCCAGGCACTCAAAAACAACGAAAGACCTGATGCTGACTTACTCAGTGTTCTGTATAAAGACAAtgacaaagaaataaaaataataacaaaagcaaTACAGTTGGGCTGGAAATCATTTCCAGAAGAAAGAATATCcttgaaaaat cTATTAAAAGAGTTTCATTCaacaaatgaaagaaaaaaattagttagt tttgATCCTAATAAAGATCTTGAAGATGACAAatcttatgtaaaaaaaaacgaagattttttagagaaaaacaaagaaattataatattgaaaaag atttga